One Nocardia huaxiensis genomic window, GCCATCTCCGGCACCGTGCGCAACGAACCCGAATACGGTGCGGGCAAGACCATGCTGCACACCCTGCACGACGCGGGAACCCAGGTGCGCCTGCTCCTTTCCCCCGATTACGTGCGCAGCCGTGAACAGCGCGAGGCACCCACTCGCTTCGCGGTCAACTCCCAGATCCGGGTCACCGACGCGAACTTCTGCAATACGGTCATCATCGACCGCCGGGTGGCCGCACTGTGGGCGCAGAGCGAGGACCGCCGCCCGCGCGGCGTTCTCGTCACCGAACCCACCCTGCTCGGCGTGATCCACCAGTTCGCCACCACCACCTGGCATTCCGCCCGGCACCTGCGCGACCACCTGGACGTCAGCGATGCGGAACTGGGCGAGAACGCTTTACGCGTCATCCAATACCTCAATGCCGGCCTGATCGACGAGGTGGCGGCGCGCAAACTCTCGGTCTCGGTCCGCACCTACCGCCGCTACGTCGCCGACCTCATGGCGCGGCTCGAGG contains:
- a CDS encoding response regulator transcription factor, whose amino-acid sequence is MARTESDLAQLLTHSRNLLDIALTEILESHRAPDDVTPLWPDERWSADLERMLANARQEAILAISGTVRNEPEYGAGKTMLHTLHDAGTQVRLLLSPDYVRSREQREAPTRFAVNSQIRVTDANFCNTVIIDRRVAALWAQSEDRRPRGVLVTEPTLLGVIHQFATTTWHSARHLRDHLDVSDAELGENALRVIQYLNAGLIDEVAARKLSVSVRTYRRYVADLMARLEVTSRFQLGARARELGLLN